One Nostoc sp. CENA543 genomic window, AATGCACAAACGATTAATCAGATGAATTTGGACGCAGTGAAAACAGGGGTGTTAAACCTCAATGATTTTCAGGCTGTGGGGAAATATTTTTATCATCAACAGAAAGTATTTAATTTTACCTATGTCAACTTTGGCAGCAAAGATGGGGGTTTTATCGGTGCAGGGAAAGCCGATGCCCAAGGTAAGATTTTAGAAATATCCGAAACCCTGCAATCTCAACCCCAAAAGTATCGTTCCTACTCAGTAGATAACCAAGGAAATCGCCTGCAATTAGTTGATACAGTCATAGCTGATCAAAATGATAGTGCATGGTACACAGACGCTGTAAAAGCAGGTAAACCCGTCTGGAGTTCGATTTATACTTGGGCAGTGGTATCGGACATTATTAGTATTTCCGCTAGCGCGCCTGTCTACGATTCCCAAAATAATTTGCTGGGTGTACTAGGAATTGATTTAAATCTGAATCAGATTAGTAAGTTTCTCAAAACGCTCAATCCCAGCAGTTCCGGTAGAATCTTTATTATGGAGCGTTCCGGGCTGATGGTTGCTAGTTCAGCCGATGAATCTCCCGTTTATGTTGTGAATGGTCAAGGGAAGCAGCTAGCAGCTATTAATAGTAGCAAACCCATAATTCGTGATGTTACTCAGAAATTAATCAAGCAATTTGGTAGTCTAAAAGCGATCGCTACACCGCAATTACTCCGTCTCTATGTTCCCCAAAAGACTTTTGTGAAGGTCATTCCCTACCGCGATCAATACGGTTTAGATTGGCTGGTAGTGATGACAATTCCTGAATCTGATTTTATGGGCAAGATTCAGGCTAACACCAATATGACAGCTTTACTTTGTTTATTAACCTTGGTAATTGCTATAGGGTTGGGGATTATTACTTGCAATTTGATTACATCACCGATTCGGCAATTAAGTCAAGCAAGTAAAGCGATCGCGGATGGCAAACTCAGCCAAGTCGTGGAAATTCAGGGCATTGCGGAACTTGAAACCCTAGCAGATGCCTTTAATGAGATGGCTTTGCAGTTACACACGGCTTTTACCACCTTAGAAAATCGTGTCCAAGAACGCACTCTAGAATTAGCCATTGCTAAAGAAAAAGCAGAAGCAGCAAACCAGGCTAAAAGTACATTTATCGCCAACATGAGTCATGAATTGCGATCGCCTCTCAATGCCATTCTCGGCTTTTCGCAATTAATGTTACGCTCTTCCCACCTATCTCCAGAACATCATGAAAGTGTGGGGATTATCTATCGTAGTGGTGATTATCTCCTCACACTCATTAATAATATTCTCGACTTATCGAAATTAGAAGCGGGGAAAATGACCCTCAATCCCAGTAATTTTGATTTATATCAATTACTGGATGATTTAGAAGATATGTTCTCTTTACGCGCTAGTAATCAGGGGTTAAATCTCATCTTTCAACGATGTGAAAATCTCCCTCGCTATATTTGCACCGATGCCATCAAACTCCGCCAAGTTTTAATTAATTTAATTAGCAATGCTATCAAATTTACTCAACAGGGTGGCATTAGTTTAACTATCAATCATCATACAGATAGCCCAGATATTTTTACCATTTATTTTAAATTGCATGATACAGGGGTAGGCATTGCTGCCGCAGAATTACCCCACTTATTTCATGATTTTTCCCAAGCACAAGCCGGCAAAGACTCTCAAGAAGGAACTGGTTTAGGTTTAGCCATTAGTCGCAAATTTGTGCAGTTAATGGGAGGGGATATCACAGTCACTAGTGAATTAGGTAAAGGCACAACCTTTGCATTTGATATTCCAGCCCAATTAGGTCAAAAAGCTCATATTAATAGTTTAGAAATTCATCCCCAAGTTTTAGAACTAGCACCAGGTCAACCTAAATATAGAATACTCATAGTTGATGATAAACCAATTAACCGCCAATTACTAATTAAACTGTTAACACCGTTAGGGTTTGAAATTCAAGAGGCAAGCAACGGCCAAGAAGCCGTTACTATTTGGGATGAATGGCAACCGCATCTGATTTGGATGGATATGCGAATGCCAATTATGGATGGTTACGAAGCCACAAAATATATTAAATCTACAACCAAAGGTCATGCTACAGCCATCATTGCCTTGACTGCCAGTGTCTTAGAAGAGGAAAAAGCCATCACTCTTTCTGCTGGGTGCGATGACTTCCTGCGTAAGCCTTTTGTGGAACATCTGATTTTTGACACCTTAGCCAAGCATCTCGGTGTTAAATACATCTTTGCCCAAACTCCTACAACCACTCCAGATGAGGTCAAACAGAGTATCTTGACTTCATCAGATTTTAGCTCTATGCCGGAAACGTGGATTGCTCAATTATATGCAGCTGCCCTGGAAGCTAATACCAAACTCGTCCTCGAACTTATTCAAGAAATTCCTGAAACTACAATGACTTTGAAAGAATCACTGACAAAATTAGCGAAGCAATTTAAATTTGAGGAGTTGGTTGATTTAGTCGAGCCGATAATCAGCAATGAATTTTGATTCTGAGACAGCAACTAAAGGGAACATTCTGCTAGTAGACGACATCCCCGAAAATTTACAGTTATTAAGTGATTCTCTAATCAATATCGGCTACACTGTTCGCAGCGTCACGACTGGACGGATGGCACTAAAAACCATCAATGTGAAGCGACCAGATATTATTCTGTTAGATATCAAGATGCCAGAAATGGATGGCTATCAAGTCTGTAAGATTCTCAAAGCTGATGAACTTCTCCGCAGCATTCCCGTAATTTTTATTAGTGCTTTAGATGACGTTTTTGATAAAGTTACTGCCTTTCAATTAGGGGGAATAGACTACATTACTAAACCCTTTCAGATGGAAGAAGTGGTTGCACGCATCGAAAATCAATTAACCATTCAACGTCAACAACGGCTTCTAGAGCAAGAAAATATTAAACGGCGAGAAACAGAAGAAATACTATATCAATCGAGGGCAATACTTGCCAGCATTTTGAATAGTTCACTCGATGGTATTGCTGCAATGCAAGCTGTCCGCAACCCCACAACCGGAGAAATCGAAGATTTTCGTTGCTTAGTTGTTAATCCTGTGATTGCTAGAGCCTTCAACAGTAGGTATGAGGATATGATTGGTAAATCCCTCCTCAAAGAATTTTTATCATCCAGAGATCCAGAACTCTTTGATGAGTTTGTGAAGATTGTGGAGACAGGAAAACCCTTAAAACGAGATTTTTACTATCAATTTGGTGATTCTTTGTGGCATCACTTTGTTGCAGTTAAGCTAGGTGATGGTTTTGCTATTACCGTCCGTGATATCACTGGACGCAAGAAAGTGGAACTAGCTCTACAAGATGCAAATCAGAAGCTAGAGCAATTAGCAAATCTCGATGGTTTGACGCAGGTGGCTAACCGTCGGTGCTTTGATAAGCGACTACAAGAAGCATGGCAATTTTTGACACTAGAACAAAAACCCCTGTCGCTGATTTTATTCGATGTGGATAAATTCAAATCCTATAATGATTACTATGGTCATCTTGCAGGTGATGATTGTTTAATCAAGATAGCGCAGACAGTACAACAGATAGTTGACCATTCTGTAGGTCTTGTGGCGCGTTATGGCGGAGAAGAATTTGCGGTACTTCTGCCTGAAACTGATTTAGATCAAGCAATCAAAGTTGCACAAAATATTCAACAAGCAATTTACTCACAGGCTATTCCCCACGCCCAGTCTGATATTCAAGGTATAGTCACACTGAGTTTAGGGATTAGTTGTGTGATTCCCTCTAGAGAAATGAAACCAGATACACTCATCGCTTTAGCCGATAAAGCATTATACAACGCCAAAAAACAGGGACGCGATCGCTATTGCCTTTCCTAAAGCCAGAATCATATCTCATCCACTGTAAAACTAATCATTAATCAGTGGTGACTATTGACTAATGACTATTTCACAAAAATTAAATTTTATCATACCGAACATAAACTAATATTTACTGGCAATTATGGTGTATTTAAATCTCTTTGTCAGGTTAGCTGTTGCTGATGAGTCAATATAACATCAGTCATCTCTTTACTAGTTATTATCTAGTGGGATGACAAAATATTCATCAAAATCTCGGTTAGTTTTGGCTTAACCAGCATCTGTCAAGTGAATAAAAAGTATATTAGAGTCAGTCGCATACTCAGTCAAAATCATCGAGGCTCAAACGTGAACACTGACAAAACTACTACCGATTTTCAGGTTGACCTCAGTAATTGTGACCAAGAACCAATTCATATTCCTGGTTCTATTCAGCCTCATGGTGTACTTTTAGCCTTAGACGCAGCCAAGTTAACGATTTTACAAGTTAGTAACAACACATTTGATTTTTTTGGCATACATCCAGAAAAACTTCTTAATCAGAATTTAGACATTTTATTAGAGACAGAACAAGTCAATTTTCTCAAAGATTGCTTAGATGCTGAAGATTTACCAATTGTTAATCCTATAGACTTTATTATCAAAACCAATAACCACACAAAAAGTTTTGACGGGATTATCTATCGTTGTTGTGAAACTATCATTTTAGAACTAGAGCCAAGCACATCAGAGAAAAATCACGTTTTTTTTAGATTTTATCATTTAGTGAAATTAGCACTCACGAAACTACAAGCAGCCACTAACATTGCAGAAATTAGTCAGATTTTAGCCAAAGAAGTGAAACGAATCACTGGTTTTGACCGAGTGATGATCTATCGCTTCGATGAAAATTGGAACGGTATTGTCATTGCAGAAGAAAAGCCTGAATATCTCACATCATACTTAGGTTTACATTACCCTGCTTCTGATATTCCGCAACAGGCTAGGAAATTATATGCGGAAAATTGGCTCAGAATCATTCCCAATGCAGACTACCAGCCAGCAGCAATTATCACCACAAATAACCCTCTAAATCATCAGCCTTTAGATTTGGGAAAATCAGTTTTGCGGAGTGTCTCACCACTGCACATTGAATATCTGCAAAATATGGGTGTGACTGCTTCTATGTCTATCTCCCTACTCAAAAATCAAAAACTTTGGGGTTTGATTGCTTGTCATCATCAGTCACCAAAATATGTTCCCTACGAAATTAGGAGTGCTTGTGAATTTTTAGGACAGATGGCTTCTATAGAAATGAGTGCTAAAGAAGATAATGAAAATAAAGAATCTAAAATTCAACTCAAGTCTGTACATAGCAAATTAGTGGAATATATGTCAGTGGAAAATAATTTCACTGATGCGTTAATTAACTATCATCCAAATATCCTTGATTTAGTTAATGCCACAGGGGCTGCTATTTGTCTACATGGTAAATATCATTTTGTCGGTCATACTCCCAGTCAGCCAGATATTGAGCATTTAATTAATTGGCTCAGTAATCATCAGAATCAAGAAGTTTTTTATACTGATTCTTTAGCCACAATTTATCCAGAAGCAGAACAACTGCGGGATGTTGCAAGTGGATTGATCGCAATTTCTATTTCTAAAAGCCAAAAAAACTATATTTTGTGGTTTCGTCCAGAAGAAATCCAGACTGTCAACTGGGGAGGTAATCCTCATAAAGCTGTCGAAATCAAAGCTAACGGAAGTGTGCGTCTATCACCTCGCAAATCTTTTGCATTATGGCAAGAAACAGTGCAGTTGAAATCTTTACCGTGGAAACCTTATGAAATTAACGCAGCTTTAGAATTACGCAGTGCCATTATTAGTATTGTGCTGCAAAAAGTCGATGAATTAGCTCAATTGAATCTAGAATTAGAGCGCAGTAATAAAGAATTAGATGCTTTTGCTTATATTGCATCCCATGATTTGAAAGAACCCTTGCGGGGAATCCATAATTACTCTAATTTTTTAATGGAGGACTACGGGAATATTATCAACTCTGAAGGTAAAGATAAATTAATCACCCTCATTCGTCTAACTCAACGCATGGAGGATTTAATTGATTCTCTACTGCATTTTTCCAGGCTAGGAAGAGCTGATCTTTCCATGCAGCCAACAAATCTTAATGACGTAGTGCATCGGATTTTAGATATGTTAAGGGTGAGAATTGAGGAATCAGGCGTAGAAATCCGCATACCTAGACCATTACCAACAGTTTATTGCGATCGCGTGCAATTAGGCGAAGTTTTTAGTAACCTGATTACTAACGCTATTAAATACAACGACAAACCCAACAAATGGATTGAAATTGGCTATCTAGACCATTCCACACGACAAATCACATTTTATATTCAAGATAACGGTATAGGGATTCGGGAAAAGCACTTTGATGCAATTTTTCGGATTTTCAAACGACTACACGGCCCTAGTAAATATGGTGGTGGTACAGGCGCAGGACTCACCATTGCTAAAAAAATTGTCGAACGACATGGTGGTCAAATTTGGTTAGAGTCAACTTATGGGGAAGGTAGCATTTTCTATTTCACATTAAAAGGAACAGAGTAAACAAGGGAGCCGGAACGTAGGGAGAAATAAAGCTGATTTCAGAAAATTTTTGGAGTTTGAAGAACACAATTAAAAATAAAATTTTAAAAAACTAACAGAATTTATCCCCTACACCCTATTTCATGATTGGTAACACCACCCAACCTTTATTAGTAATTGAAGATAGTGATGAAGACTTTGAAGCTTTGCGTCGATTCCTGCAAAAAGAAGAGGTAATAAATCCTATTTTTCGTTGTGTAGATGGCGATGAAGCTCTAGATTTTCTCTACCATTATGGAACTTACCGAGATACACAAGTTTACCCCAGACCATCAATTATTTTACTTGATCTGAATTTACCTGGAACTGATGGGCGCGATGTTATAGCTCAAATTAAGCAAGACCAAAACCTCAAATCTATTCCCATAATTGTATTCACAACTTCTTGTAACCCTAAAGATATTGAAATATGTTATCAATACTGTGTTGCTAGTTATATTCTCAAACCAATTGATATGAACAGATTAGCCGCAACTATTCATAGCTTCTTAATCTACTGGTTAAATATTGTAGTTCTCCCTGATACTGTTAGCAAATAGTCATGGCACAACCGCTAACTATTTTAATTATCGATGATTCTCCTGAAGACCGTCATACTTATCGTCGTCATCTTCAACAAGAATCAGAAAATAACTATGAAATTATCGAATATGAATTAGGTGAAGACGCTTTAGAATTTTGTCAGAAATCCCTCCCTGATGCTATCTTATTAGATTTTTTGTTGCCTGATGTAGATGGGTTAGAATTTCTTGCTGAATTACAAAGGATAGCTCAAAAAAATATGCCTGCTGTGGTCATGCTAACTGGCTATGGCAATGAAGATATTGCTGTCCAAGCTATGAAGAATGGTGTTGATGACTATCTAGTGAAAGGACAAACAACTGGGGAAAATTTACGCTCAACTTTGTATTCAGCGATTAAAAATGTCAAATTAAGAGCAGAACTACATCGGAGTGAAGAACAGTTACGAGAAAGTCAAAAGCTGGTAGAACGCATTGCTAAGACGACACCAGGAATCCTGTATGTTTATGATTTGGTAGAACAGCAAAATGTGTATTTGAATCAGAAGATAACAAATATATTGGAGTATACACCGCAATCGATTCAAGCTTTGGGAAAAGAATTTTTGACTCACATCATGCACCCTGACGATTTGGCAAAGATACCTAGTGTATTTCAACAATTTGATACGGCTGAAGATGGAGAAGTGGTTGAGCATGAATATCGAATGCGACACGCTAACGGTGAATGGCGGTGGTTTAACAGTCGTAATTCCATATTTAGTCGAAATCCTGACGGTTCACCACGTCAAATAGTTGGCACAGCTTTTGATATCACTAGTCGTAAGCAAATAGAACAAGAATTGCGCGATAGTAATGAGCGTTTTCAATTAGCCACAGCAGCAATTAATTCTTTAATTTATGACTGGAATGTCGAGACTAATCAAGTTACCAGAACTGAAGGGCTAACTCGAATTTTAGGCTATTCTTTGGAAGAAACAGAACCTACTCCTCAATGGTGGCAAAATTGCATTCATCCTG contains:
- a CDS encoding hybrid sensor histidine kinase/response regulator, with the protein product MELSKIMIDSLHKSRKPRIIPLRFIFIVPFVLQIVGAVSLVGYLSYRSGQQAVEKLVDELMTETSNRIHQHLDNYLGNAQTINQMNLDAVKTGVLNLNDFQAVGKYFYHQQKVFNFTYVNFGSKDGGFIGAGKADAQGKILEISETLQSQPQKYRSYSVDNQGNRLQLVDTVIADQNDSAWYTDAVKAGKPVWSSIYTWAVVSDIISISASAPVYDSQNNLLGVLGIDLNLNQISKFLKTLNPSSSGRIFIMERSGLMVASSADESPVYVVNGQGKQLAAINSSKPIIRDVTQKLIKQFGSLKAIATPQLLRLYVPQKTFVKVIPYRDQYGLDWLVVMTIPESDFMGKIQANTNMTALLCLLTLVIAIGLGIITCNLITSPIRQLSQASKAIADGKLSQVVEIQGIAELETLADAFNEMALQLHTAFTTLENRVQERTLELAIAKEKAEAANQAKSTFIANMSHELRSPLNAILGFSQLMLRSSHLSPEHHESVGIIYRSGDYLLTLINNILDLSKLEAGKMTLNPSNFDLYQLLDDLEDMFSLRASNQGLNLIFQRCENLPRYICTDAIKLRQVLINLISNAIKFTQQGGISLTINHHTDSPDIFTIYFKLHDTGVGIAAAELPHLFHDFSQAQAGKDSQEGTGLGLAISRKFVQLMGGDITVTSELGKGTTFAFDIPAQLGQKAHINSLEIHPQVLELAPGQPKYRILIVDDKPINRQLLIKLLTPLGFEIQEASNGQEAVTIWDEWQPHLIWMDMRMPIMDGYEATKYIKSTTKGHATAIIALTASVLEEEKAITLSAGCDDFLRKPFVEHLIFDTLAKHLGVKYIFAQTPTTTPDEVKQSILTSSDFSSMPETWIAQLYAAALEANTKLVLELIQEIPETTMTLKESLTKLAKQFKFEELVDLVEPIISNEF
- a CDS encoding diguanylate cyclase domain-containing protein; this translates as MNFDSETATKGNILLVDDIPENLQLLSDSLINIGYTVRSVTTGRMALKTINVKRPDIILLDIKMPEMDGYQVCKILKADELLRSIPVIFISALDDVFDKVTAFQLGGIDYITKPFQMEEVVARIENQLTIQRQQRLLEQENIKRRETEEILYQSRAILASILNSSLDGIAAMQAVRNPTTGEIEDFRCLVVNPVIARAFNSRYEDMIGKSLLKEFLSSRDPELFDEFVKIVETGKPLKRDFYYQFGDSLWHHFVAVKLGDGFAITVRDITGRKKVELALQDANQKLEQLANLDGLTQVANRRCFDKRLQEAWQFLTLEQKPLSLILFDVDKFKSYNDYYGHLAGDDCLIKIAQTVQQIVDHSVGLVARYGGEEFAVLLPETDLDQAIKVAQNIQQAIYSQAIPHAQSDIQGIVTLSLGISCVIPSREMKPDTLIALADKALYNAKKQGRDRYCLS
- a CDS encoding ATP-binding protein gives rise to the protein MNTDKTTTDFQVDLSNCDQEPIHIPGSIQPHGVLLALDAAKLTILQVSNNTFDFFGIHPEKLLNQNLDILLETEQVNFLKDCLDAEDLPIVNPIDFIIKTNNHTKSFDGIIYRCCETIILELEPSTSEKNHVFFRFYHLVKLALTKLQAATNIAEISQILAKEVKRITGFDRVMIYRFDENWNGIVIAEEKPEYLTSYLGLHYPASDIPQQARKLYAENWLRIIPNADYQPAAIITTNNPLNHQPLDLGKSVLRSVSPLHIEYLQNMGVTASMSISLLKNQKLWGLIACHHQSPKYVPYEIRSACEFLGQMASIEMSAKEDNENKESKIQLKSVHSKLVEYMSVENNFTDALINYHPNILDLVNATGAAICLHGKYHFVGHTPSQPDIEHLINWLSNHQNQEVFYTDSLATIYPEAEQLRDVASGLIAISISKSQKNYILWFRPEEIQTVNWGGNPHKAVEIKANGSVRLSPRKSFALWQETVQLKSLPWKPYEINAALELRSAIISIVLQKVDELAQLNLELERSNKELDAFAYIASHDLKEPLRGIHNYSNFLMEDYGNIINSEGKDKLITLIRLTQRMEDLIDSLLHFSRLGRADLSMQPTNLNDVVHRILDMLRVRIEESGVEIRIPRPLPTVYCDRVQLGEVFSNLITNAIKYNDKPNKWIEIGYLDHSTRQITFYIQDNGIGIREKHFDAIFRIFKRLHGPSKYGGGTGAGLTIAKKIVERHGGQIWLESTYGEGSIFYFTLKGTE
- a CDS encoding response regulator, which produces MIGNTTQPLLVIEDSDEDFEALRRFLQKEEVINPIFRCVDGDEALDFLYHYGTYRDTQVYPRPSIILLDLNLPGTDGRDVIAQIKQDQNLKSIPIIVFTTSCNPKDIEICYQYCVASYILKPIDMNRLAATIHSFLIYWLNIVVLPDTVSK